TCTTGTCATAAAAAAAGGAAATTGGGCAGCCTGTAGGAACCTTTGTGTCATTCTGGCAGAGAGAAGGTTTCATTTAATAAGCCGTAGAATTGTTCTCCATATCATTTTAAAAAATGAATGGGGCTGAAGAAACTGTGAATAAAGTACTGATCGGTATTGTCATGCTGATGAGCATCAGCCAAACACTGAGTCCACCGGCACTTCAAGCGAGCACAGATGCAGAAGCCGTTGTCGCTGCAGATCATTTGAACGTCAGGAAAATTGATTCCATCTCTGCTCCCGTGATCGGGTCCGTAAGAGGAGGGGAAATACTGTCAGTCCTTTCCGAAAGAAATGGGTGGGCGCATATTGAAATTCACGGTAAAACAGGGTGGGTGTCTGCTGTTTATTTAAAAAAGAGAGGAAATGGAAAGAGAGAGAAGCATGACGAAGCAGGAATTTGGAATGTCGTAGCGAATCGTTCATTTAGCACACAAGAAGTTCGCCGGAGTGGGGGCCTTAATGGTAAGCGGATTGTAATTGACCCGGGTCACGGCGGTGTTGACAGAGGAGCAAAAGGAGCGTTTCATTCTACTCTGGAATCAGAACTGACGCTTCGCACAGGTTTGCTTGCCGCAGAAAAACTGCGAGCGGCTGGAGCCATTGTTATGATGACCAGAATGAATAATGATTATTTTTCATTGGCGAACAGAGTGTTCCAAAGCGAGTCTGTGTTTGCGGATGCTTTTATCAGTATTCATTATAATTCATCTCTTCGCCCGGATGTGAGCGGGTTATCTACCTTTTATAATAAATCAGTAGATCAAGAACTTGCTCAATCCATTCAGGAGGGAATATTAAACGGTGGAACAAACCTGCAGGACAGTGGGGTGAAATTCGGAGATTATTATGTAATAAGGGAGAACCAGCGTCCCTCAGCCCTTATTGAATTAGGATTTCTATCGAACCGGCATGACGAGCTGAAGGCAGAAACACAAGACTTTCAGGAGAATGCGGTAAGCGGAATCGTAATTGGACTGGAAAATTATTTTAATCAAAGATAGCCAAAGTGCAGAGCATTTTATTGGCCTTTTGATAAAATATTACATATAGTGAACTATTATAGAGAAAAGAGGTATCACAGCATGAAAGGAACGGGTCTTGTCCTAGAAGGCGGGGGAATGAGGGGTGTTTATACAGCAGGAGTGCTTGATTATTTTATGGACAAGGAATTGTATTTTCCCTATGTCATTGGCGTTTCTGCCGGGGCCTGCAATGCAACCTCCTATCTTTCAAGGCAAAGAGGGAGAAACCGGGTTGTTAATATCGATTTTGTACGACATCCAGAGTACATTTCTTATAAAAATCTATTGTTGAAACGCAAAGGGCTTTTCGGGATGGACTTGATTTTTGATGAAATTCCTAAGAAACATGTCCCTTTTGATTTTGAAGCGTTTGAACGTGCGACAGAACGTTTCGTGATCGGAACGACTGACAGTGAGACAGGACTGCCGGTTTATTTTGAAAAGGCGGATCATCAAGAGCATATTCTCACCGTTCTTCGAGCTTCCGCATCTTTACCGTTTATGGCACCCGTCATCGAATACCATGGAAAAAAACTGCTGGATGGGGGAGTGGCTGACCCTATTCCAGTCAAAAAGGCAAAAGCAGACGGAAATAAAAGGAACGTCATTGTTTTAACACAGAATGAAGGCTACAGAAAACGTAAAACAAAAATGGAATGGCTGGCGAGAAGGGTATACCAATCACAGCCGGGGATGTCTGATGTTTTGCTGAACCGTTATAAACATTACAATGAAACATTGGATTATATTGAAGAACTTGAGAAGAAAAATGAAGTATTTGTCATCAGGCCAAAGCAGAAGCTGGATGTAGGAAGAGCGGAACGCAATCCTGTAAAGCTCCACGCCCTCTATGAACGGGGAATTGAAGATGCGATGAACGTCTATGAACAGCTGGAAGAATGGCTTTTTTTGGAAAAGACAAATTAAAACACAAAAACGGATAGACGGTTGAGAGACAAGCAGTCTCACATCCGTCTTTTGTGTTTGCATTAGTAAATGTTCTGAATCACTTCTTCTATATCCGGTTCTTTCATCTGAATGTCGAGTGGAGTGCCCCACTTGGAGATCTCCTGCAATAGAGCAGGTGAAGAAATTTTAGAGCGATCATACAAGACGGTACATTCACGGCCGTTACTTTCTGTCCTTTCAATACCATAAACCACTTGCAGTTCAGGTGGTTGTTCATACGTGACGGTAAGAATACTGGGAAGACCAATATGATTACGCAGTTCCTCCAAAGATCCATCCAATACCATCCTTCCCTGGTTAATGACAATGACCCTGCTGCATAATTGTTCAATGTCGTCCATGTCGTGTGTGGTAAGGACGACGGTTTTATTTTCCGATTTATTCATTTCCTGCAGGAACTCCCGGATTTTATGCTTAGCAACAACATCAAGGCCGATGGTTGGCTCATCTAAGAACAAGACAGGCGGGTTGTGGATCATTGCCGCCGCCAGGTCTGCACGCATCCTCTGACCGAGGGATAATTTTCTGACTGGAGTCTGAAGAAACTGGCTGATATCAAGGATATCATCATAGTGTTTCAAGAATCTTCGATAATGGCGGTCTTCTATTTTGTACATGTGTTTCAAAATATCAAACGAGTCTATAACAGGAAGATCCCACCAAAGCTGTGTCCGCTGGCCAAAAACAATGCCAATATTTTGAGCAAGCATTTTTCGGTTTTTTTGCGGATTGATTCCAAGAACTTTTGCCACTCCTGACGATGGATGGAGAATTCCGGAAAGCATCTTGATCGTTGTTGATTTACCTGCACCGTTTGGGCCAATATATCCTACAAATTCACCTTCTTCTATTTTAAAAGAGATAGAATCTACGGCGTTCCTTTCCTCGTATTCCCCGGAAAACAGCGAAAGCATGGAACCGAGCATGCCTTTTTTTGATTTGTATATTTTAAAGCTCTTTCTTAATTGATGTGCCTCAATCATCGTTCCATTCCTCCTCAGGTTCCAGTGCTATGATAAAATTTGATGCCGTAATTCCAAAATTTCAAAGAGGCACAAAAGAATAGGCCAGCCACGGCAGCTGGAAGCAGCAGAAAGTACAGGCTGCCTCCTTTATGTAAAAGATATAGCATAGGCACATAGTTCATAAAAGCCACCGGTATCACCGTGAAAAAGATGATCTTTAACCAGCCGGGATAAATGTTCATCGGGTAGTTTGCGGCATTAAAAGGTGCATAGAGCGTAAACGTCTGAAAATCTTTAATCCGCTGTGTCCAGAACGCAATTGTCGCCGTAAACAGAGCGAGAGAAAATGAAATGAGCCATCCGCAGACAAGGATGACGGGAAGATAAGCGATAAGAAATACGAGTTGCTGCTCCTTGGAAAGTCCGTACAGGGAAAGGCAAAGAATAAGCAAACCCTGCAGAACACCTCCAATCCGGCTGAGATCGAGATTTTTTGAAAGGAGCAGAACGAGAGGAGAGACTGGCCGAATCAAGAGACTGTCAAATTCTCCTTCTATCATATATTTCTCAAATTCGTGGATTTCAGGAGCCATCGTTCTGTACAAAGAAAGTGAAATCGATGAAATCGCGTAAAGAACACCCACCTCATAAATATTCCAGCCTTTAATCTGATCAAAACGGTTCAAAATAGCGGCAAGTAGGACAAAGTCAATCATCATGATCACGCCATAGGAGACCATAGAGAAGATGAAATTCATTTTGTACTGCATTCTTGACCGGATGCTGGCGCTGATGAGTTTTATGTATAATTTCATACTCAGCCTCCTTGAATTTCAATCTTTTGCCGGGCAAGGAATGTGATCCACTGATTCAGCAGCAGCAGGAAGAGGAGCCAGCCACCCTGAATAAGGAGAACCGAGCTGTTGGCTTTTTCAAGATAGATCATCACGGGATAATAAACCACACCTGCAAATGGCAGCCATCCAGCAACTTGTGACAATGGTCCAGGCAAAAAAGTCAATGGCACCATCTGGCCTCCAAGGGAGAACATCAGGGTCAGGTTAATAAAGTGAGCCCATGAAATTTCAGTTGTCCAGCAGGATGATATTCCAATCAAATAAAATATATTTAATGAAATGCCGACAGCTAAGATGACAGAAAGGAAGGTATATACGTAGGCCGGAAAGTGTTCTGGGGTGTAAAATCCGACGGTAAAGGTGAAAATCAAGCCGATCGGAAGACTTCTAAAGAGGGCGTTATACCCTATCCTTCCAGCCTCCTGGCTCGTTATGTAGAAAAAATAGTTCGTGGGTCTTGCAAGTTCAAACGAGATTGCACCGTTTCTTACGCCTGCCTGAATCCCGAGACCCGCTGTTAAAAATACGGTCATCCACAGAATGCATTGGCTCGCCCCCATATAATAGGTCATGTCCATGATACTGTATGGACTTTTTTGTTCTTTTCCAGCCAGTACTCCTGTCCATATGGCGATGTAAACAAATCCAAAGATTGCTGAAGCGGCATTATTAATAAGGTGGGACAGGCGGTATTGCATATTGCGTGAAAAACTTTTCTTAAAAAGAAGCCAGTATACCATCTCAATCCTCCTTTTTATGGTTTTTTGGCACAGGATTTTAAATATAGCAAATTATGTGAATGGAAGCAATAAGGTGAAATATCTAGTAAATTAATGGGTGGAAATTATAGAGCAAATCCTTCTTTGATTCACAATACGTTTTTTTGAAAGGCTGGGATTAGATCAGCGGTTGTGATCAATCGTTGAGGGAGACAGCGCGTGACTGCGGATTCAAGGTGATCGCAGAAGGGATTGAACGGAAGGAAGCAGCAGAATACTGCGAGGAGATCGGTGTTGATCTTGTTCAAGGATATCTCTTCGGGAAACCAGATTCTCTTCCTATGAAAGGCCCCCTGTTCATCTGCAATAAATAATAGTTGAATAGACTTACAGAAATAGGCTGGATCATTTCCGGCCTTTTTTTGAAGGCTTTGTTTAAAGCATATTGTTGATTTTCAATCATAGCTGGCGGTTCAATCACACCCCGCTAAAACAACAAAATGGACTAATAGAGTTTTTTTGAAAAAAATTCTAATGAAAAACTTGGAATCTCTTTCAAACTTTAGTAATCTAGTAGGGAAGGTTTTGTAATATAATTGTAATAATCTACTGGAGGGAAAGGGTTATGGAAACTCAAAAGAAAACCAAAAAGAAAAAGAACCACCTTCCTTTTCGCTTAAATATACTATTTGTTGCTGTCTTTCTGCTTTTCTCCGTCCTCATACTGCGTCTCGGTGTTCTTCAGATCGTTAATGGTGAAGAAAAAAGACAGGAATCTGAAGCCATAAAAAAAGAAGAAGCTAAGAAAGAAGCTCCGCGCGGAAAGATCCTAGACCGTAACCAGCGGGTTGTGGTGGACAATCAACCTTATTTTACGCTGACCTATACGAAAACAAGCAGTACAAAAGCAGAAGATACATATAAGGTTGCCAAATGGCTGTCTCAGCATATTCAAGTGGAGAAGAAGAAAATTCCTGAGCGTGATAAAAAAGACTTTTTTATCGTAAAAACAGGAGTGGCTGATCTTATGAAAGAACGCCTTACTGCGGCTGAAACAAAAAAACTCAACAATGAAAAAGAGTACAAGCTGCTGGTCAGCCGGATTACAAAAAAAGACCTCGATACACTGACAAAAAAAGATCTGCAGATTCTCGCCATCAAACGAGAAATGGATGCCGGCTATGCTTATTCCGCTTCACCAGTAAAGAAAAATTTAACAGATCGTGAAATTTCCATCATCTCTGAAAACCTGGATCAGCTTCCAGGCATTGATATCATGCCGGATGCAGACCGGACGTATCCGTTCGGCGATTCGCTTAAGACCATTTTCGGCCGTGTGAAACAGATGCCGAAAGAACAGCAGGACTATCTTGCAGCTATGAACTACGACCGTACCGATCAGGTTGGAATCAGCGGGCTTGAAGCACAGTATCAGGAAACACTTCGCGGTACGAAAGAAAAAAGCATCTATCTGACGAATCCGAAAACAGGGAAAACGCTCGGAGAACCGAAAGTAATTCCCGGCAAACGCGGAAAAGACCTCGTTTTGACGATCGATATGGAACTTCAGCATAAGATGGAAAAAGTGCTTGAAGAAGAAATCAAAAAAGGCCGTGCTGACCGGGGAAATGAAATGATGAGGTCTGCATATATCGTCATGATGAACCCGAAGACAGGGGAAATCTATACGATCGCCGGCAAAAAGATGGACAGCAGCGGAAAGTTTGTGAATGACTCGTACGGAGCTCTATTCGACGCTTACGAGATGGGA
This genomic stretch from Fictibacillus marinisediminis harbors:
- a CDS encoding ABC transporter ATP-binding protein: MIEAHQLRKSFKIYKSKKGMLGSMLSLFSGEYEERNAVDSISFKIEEGEFVGYIGPNGAGKSTTIKMLSGILHPSSGVAKVLGINPQKNRKMLAQNIGIVFGQRTQLWWDLPVIDSFDILKHMYKIEDRHYRRFLKHYDDILDISQFLQTPVRKLSLGQRMRADLAAAMIHNPPVLFLDEPTIGLDVVAKHKIREFLQEMNKSENKTVVLTTHDMDDIEQLCSRVIVINQGRMVLDGSLEELRNHIGLPSILTVTYEQPPELQVVYGIERTESNGRECTVLYDRSKISSPALLQEISKWGTPLDIQMKEPDIEEVIQNIY
- a CDS encoding peptidoglycan D,D-transpeptidase FtsI family protein → METQKKTKKKKNHLPFRLNILFVAVFLLFSVLILRLGVLQIVNGEEKRQESEAIKKEEAKKEAPRGKILDRNQRVVVDNQPYFTLTYTKTSSTKAEDTYKVAKWLSQHIQVEKKKIPERDKKDFFIVKTGVADLMKERLTAAETKKLNNEKEYKLLVSRITKKDLDTLTKKDLQILAIKREMDAGYAYSASPVKKNLTDREISIISENLDQLPGIDIMPDADRTYPFGDSLKTIFGRVKQMPKEQQDYLAAMNYDRTDQVGISGLEAQYQETLRGTKEKSIYLTNPKTGKTLGEPKVIPGKRGKDLVLTIDMELQHKMEKVLEEEIKKGRADRGNEMMRSAYIVMMNPKTGEIYTIAGKKMDSSGKFVNDSYGALFDAYEMGSAVKGATVLTGLHKGAIHMGEYIYDAPIKIGKTTKKSHANMGSINDLTALKKSSNVYMFNIAMRLGKYSYSNKSFYGDNRYLGYDVMRYYFSQFGLGVKTGIDFPNESTGYFGGYQELGNMLDMAIGQFDTYTPIQMVQYVSTIANGGYRVQPRLVKEIREPQTEVQHEGKLVERFEPNILNEIDMDKSYINRVQQGFWEVYHSPGGTAAQYFNNPKYHNPAGKTGTAQVKKYDHNGNFIANKDNLTLVGYAPYDNPEIAFAIIVPDASPYSGTQAVNKHIGQRALETYWDLKKKTETEEKAKQ
- a CDS encoding patatin-like phospholipase family protein; this encodes MKGTGLVLEGGGMRGVYTAGVLDYFMDKELYFPYVIGVSAGACNATSYLSRQRGRNRVVNIDFVRHPEYISYKNLLLKRKGLFGMDLIFDEIPKKHVPFDFEAFERATERFVIGTTDSETGLPVYFEKADHQEHILTVLRASASLPFMAPVIEYHGKKLLDGGVADPIPVKKAKADGNKRNVIVLTQNEGYRKRKTKMEWLARRVYQSQPGMSDVLLNRYKHYNETLDYIEELEKKNEVFVIRPKQKLDVGRAERNPVKLHALYERGIEDAMNVYEQLEEWLFLEKTN
- a CDS encoding ABC transporter permease; the encoded protein is MKLYIKLISASIRSRMQYKMNFIFSMVSYGVIMMIDFVLLAAILNRFDQIKGWNIYEVGVLYAISSISLSLYRTMAPEIHEFEKYMIEGEFDSLLIRPVSPLVLLLSKNLDLSRIGGVLQGLLILCLSLYGLSKEQQLVFLIAYLPVILVCGWLISFSLALFTATIAFWTQRIKDFQTFTLYAPFNAANYPMNIYPGWLKIIFFTVIPVAFMNYVPMLYLLHKGGSLYFLLLPAAVAGLFFCASLKFWNYGIKFYHSTGT
- a CDS encoding ABC transporter permease, with product MVYWLLFKKSFSRNMQYRLSHLINNAASAIFGFVYIAIWTGVLAGKEQKSPYSIMDMTYYMGASQCILWMTVFLTAGLGIQAGVRNGAISFELARPTNYFFYITSQEAGRIGYNALFRSLPIGLIFTFTVGFYTPEHFPAYVYTFLSVILAVGISLNIFYLIGISSCWTTEISWAHFINLTLMFSLGGQMVPLTFLPGPLSQVAGWLPFAGVVYYPVMIYLEKANSSVLLIQGGWLLFLLLLNQWITFLARQKIEIQGG
- a CDS encoding EAL domain-containing protein, which gives rise to MRETARDCGFKVIAEGIERKEAAEYCEEIGVDLVQGYLFGKPDSLPMKGPLFICNK
- a CDS encoding N-acetylmuramoyl-L-alanine amidase, which translates into the protein MNKVLIGIVMLMSISQTLSPPALQASTDAEAVVAADHLNVRKIDSISAPVIGSVRGGEILSVLSERNGWAHIEIHGKTGWVSAVYLKKRGNGKREKHDEAGIWNVVANRSFSTQEVRRSGGLNGKRIVIDPGHGGVDRGAKGAFHSTLESELTLRTGLLAAEKLRAAGAIVMMTRMNNDYFSLANRVFQSESVFADAFISIHYNSSLRPDVSGLSTFYNKSVDQELAQSIQEGILNGGTNLQDSGVKFGDYYVIRENQRPSALIELGFLSNRHDELKAETQDFQENAVSGIVIGLENYFNQR